A single region of the Micropterus dolomieu isolate WLL.071019.BEF.003 ecotype Adirondacks unplaced genomic scaffold, ASM2129224v1 contig_12961, whole genome shotgun sequence genome encodes:
- the ccdc40 gene encoding coiled-coil domain-containing protein 40 isoform X3: protein MESAGVEGGSNQDDSKLQAEDCGATVPPAVEYGSQDQSGPQPDDPTPQLHPDHSGVDEYSPADTNSVEPNVAQMPLIPHFTNLNRSEGMEDQDPLPEGEEDEEFIVLDSEHPLVKRQQAALSSQLSKQLERINLGLKEKLATEKQDADHILEIGVEMFRIQEQLARLQTRLEDRHHTKTQAEAKHQQAQDQLAAMRNKWSSITSQNSKAKANASQLQAELDNLMLHVVFIQGVSEDLHSNVKAIKNARRKAGAEKSQAEDQKLKQDLYVERLTKDMEGLTQQIAMYEAQASAQAEETQAAKEALSEAEMEMESLVMARRQLMHQWNSSLVGMRRRDEAFSAMQEAVRNVEHQVILLDKEIEGYKKSITEEQEQNETLTMQLNWSQMDCATSKKLISQKQAQQEALQAHYSTCLRTLRETERTLARLSKETSTHQAEVNDQRRELEKQSAVRLELEDKIMTHMQQKLIHNKAAKYSQRLTSKIATLKKEKISQLWQLENDVLVVGLESSKVGQHLDSLAVTQEALDEEIAKYNKLLTANQTKISSFVLLIGQKQATIANYNKKIFQIAASTGHEDLSPLHIKVEELMAEIEELASNIKSDQQLWMQRQGTLLGLTQEIEANSKNMLKLQTEYTGIRQKKIRLESQIEVEHREELELEKNAKILRGDLQKLNTLLSKNGQLSLVLEQQNALMETGFLHRLKEAERESIEMQIKQEKTQEEKERLLNSLVEAERQIMLWEKKTQLVKETRLAVDSEVGQGDIQMMKAEIHRMEVRLNQLMKQQERLLRESEATVARRETIVLRREAMVHGSHKQATKGELNRITQGLQRKIQDTHKHVAECEQVIRELQKSQVSLSDRLAQKKQQVIELCGTSHVLDPDFVNLQDTKDRNLAHLVSLQSRTKKLQGVCGGSYQALSTSKSIGAALQSQMERVHTASTILHRVCEEFPQHQGALRRLSLALAARSQALEPEMS from the exons ATGGAGAGCGCCGGAGTTGAGGGAGGCTCCAACCAAGATGACAGCAAGCTGCAGGCAGAGGACTGTGGAGCGACCGTCCCACCTGCTGTAGAG taCGGCTCACAGGATCAGTCAGGGCCCCAGCCCGATGACCCGACCCCCCAGCTTCACCCTGACCACAGTGGTGTGGATGAATATTCTCCTGCAGACACAAATTCAG tggaACCAAATGTTGCTCAGATGCCACTGATACCTCACTTCACAAATCTTAACAGATCAGAAGGCATGGAGGATCAGGACCCATTGCCAGAGGGCGAGGAGGATGAGGAATTCATTGTTCTCGACTCTGAACAT CCTCTGGTCAAAAGGCAACAAGCAGCTCTGAGCAGCCAGCTCAGCAAGCAGCTGGAGAGGATCAACCTGGGGCTGAAGGAAAAG CTGGCAACGGAGAAGCAAGATGCCGACCACATACTGGAGATAGGTGTTGAGATGTTCAGGATTCAGGAGCAGCTGGCCAGGCTCCAGACCAGGCTGGAGGACCGTCATCATACCAAGACACAGGCTGAAGCCAAACATCAGCAGGCACAGGATCAGCTGGCAGCAATGAGGAACAAGTGGTCCAGTATTACCAGCCAGAACAGCAAAGCCAAAGCCAATG CGTCCCAGCTACAGGCAGAGCTGGACAACCTGATGCTGCATGTCGTCTTTATACAAGGAGTCAGTGAAGATCTGCACTCTAATGTCAAAGCCATTAAGAATGCCAGACGTAAAGCGGGAGCTGAAAAGAGCCAGGCTGAAGACCAGAAGCTGAAGCAG GATTTGTATGTGGAGCGCCTAACAAAGGACATGGAGGGTCTGACGCAGCAGATAGCGATGTATGAGGCGCAAGCCAGTGCTCAAGCAGAGGAGACGCAGGCCGCCAAAGAGGCTCTCTCTGAG gctgaGATGGAAATGGAGTCTCTAGTGATGGCACGTCGGCAGCTGATGCACCAGTGGAACAGTAGCTTGGTGGGCATGAGGAGACGAGATGAGGCCTTCAGCGCGATGCAAGAGGCCGTGCG CAATGTCGAGCACCAGGTGATCTTGCTTGACAAAGAGATTGAAGGCTACAAGAAATCCATCACTGAAGAGCAGGAGCAGAATGAGACACTAACTATGCAGCTGAACTGGTCCCAGATGGACTGTGCCACCTCCAAAAAGCTGATCAGTCAGAAGCAGGCCCAGCAAGAGGCTCTGCAGGCCCACTACAGCACCTGCCTCCGCACTCTGAGGGAAACGGAGCGCACCCTCGCTAGGCTCTCTAAG GAAACCAGCACCCACCAGGCTGAAGTGAATGATCAGAGGAGGGAGTTGGAGAAACAGAGTGCTGTGCGTCTGGAGTTGGAGGACAAGATCATGACCCACATGCAGCAGAAACTCATCCACAACAAAGCTGCCAAGTACTCCCAGCGTCTCACCAGCAAGATAGCCACACTCAAAAAGGAGAAG ATCTCTCAATTGTGGCAGCTGGAGAACGATGTATTGGTGGTTGGACTGGAGAGCAGCAAAGTCGGCCAACATCTGGACAGCCTGGCTGTCACCCAGGAGGCCCTAGATGAGGAGATTGCAAAGTACAACAAGTTACTGACAGCCAACCAGACTAAGATTTCGtcctttgttttattaatcGGTCAGAAGCAGGCCACCATCGCCAACTATAACAAAAAGATCTTTCAAATCGCAGCCAGCACTGGG CATGAGGACCTCAGTCCCCTGCATATCAAGGTAGAGGAACTAATGGCTGAGATTGAGGAGCTGGCATCAAATATCAAGAGTGACCAGCAGCTCTGGATGCAGCGACAGGGGACTCTGCTAGGACTGACCCAGGAGATAGAAGCCAACAGCAAGAACATGCTCAAACTGCAGACAGAGTACACTGGCATTCGACAGAAGAAAATACGCTTGGAGA GTCAGATTGAAGTAGAGCACCGTgaggagctggagctggagaaGAATGCAAAGATACTGAGAGGAGACCTGCAGAAGCTTAACACCCTGCTGAGCAAGAACGGACAGCTCAGCCTGGTGCTAGAGCAACAGAACGCACTGATGGAGACAGGCTTCCTTCACCGACTCAAG GAGGCAGAGCGGGAGTCTATCGAGATGCAGATCAAACAGGAGAAGACccaggaggaaaaagagagactCCTCAACAGTCTGGTGGAGGCTGA GCGCCAGATTATGCTGTGGGAGAAGAAGACCCAGCTCGTAAAAGAGACTCGTTTGGCTGTGGACTCGGAGGTGGGTCAGGGAGACATCCAGATGATGAAGGCTGAGATACACCGTATGGAG GTGCGACTCAACCAGCTAATGAAACAACAGGAGCGGCTGCTAAGGGAGAGTGAAGCAACAGTGGCAAGGAGGGAGACCATCGTCTTACGCAGGGAGGCCATGGTCCACGGCTCCCACAAACAGGCTACAAAGGGCGAGCTGAACCGCATCACACAGGGCCTGCAGCGCAAGATCCAGGACACACACAAG CATGTGGCAGAGTGTGAACAGGTGATCAGGGAGCTGCAGAAGAGCCAGGTGAGTCTGAGCGACAGGCTTGcgcagaagaagcagcaggtgATAGAACTCTGCGGCACCAGCCACGTCCTTGACCCTGACTTTGTAAATCTCCAGGACACCAAAGACAGG AACCTAGCTCACCTAGTGTCTCTACAGAGCCGGACCAAGAAGCTGCAGGGGGTGTGTGGGGGCAGCTACCAAGCCTTGTCCACAAGCAAATCCATCGGAGCCGCTTTGCAGAGCCAGATGGAGCGTGTGCACACTGCCAGCACCATACTGCACCGCGTGTGTGAGGAGTTCCCCCAGCACCAGGGGGCTCTCCGCAGGCTGTCGCTAGCACTGGCAGCACGCTCACAGGCCCTGGAGCCGGAGATGTCCTGA
- the ccdc40 gene encoding coiled-coil domain-containing protein 40 isoform X2: protein MTIMTTSSNGSLRLPSNVIALVRDSAAVLSPMESAGVEGGSNQDDSKLQAEDCGATVPPAVEYGSQDQSGPQPDDPTPQLHPDHSGVDEYSPADTNSVEPNVAQMPLIPHFTNLNRSEGMEDQDPLPEGEEDEEFIVLDSEHPLVKRQQAALSSQLSKQLERINLGLKEKLATEKQDADHILEIGVEMFRIQEQLARLQTRLEDRHHTKTQAEAKHQQAQDQLAAMRNKWSSITSQNSKAKANASQLQAELDNLMLHVVFIQGVSEDLHSNVKAIKNARRKAGAEKSQAEDQKLKQDLYVERLTKDMEGLTQQIAMYEAQASAQAEETQAAKEALSEAEMEMESLVMARRQLMHQWNSSLVGMRRRDEAFSAMQEAVRNVEHQVILLDKEIEGYKKSITEEQEQNETLTMQLNWSQMDCATSKKLISQKQAQQEALQAHYSTCLRTLRETERTLARLSKETSTHQAEVNDQRRELEKQSAVRLELEDKIMTHMQQKLIHNKAAKYSQRLTSKIATLKKEKISQLWQLENDVLVVGLESSKVGQHLDSLAVTQEALDEEIAKYNKLLTANQTKISSFVLLIGQKQATIANYNKKIFQIAASTGHEDLSPLHIKVEELMAEIEELASNIKSDQQLWMQRQGTLLGLTQEIEANSKNMLKLQTEYTGIRQKKIRLESQIEVEHREELELEKNAKILRGDLQKLNTLLSKNGQLSLVLEQQNALMETGFLHRLKEAERESIEMQIKQEKTQEEKERLLNSLVEAERQIMLWEKKTQLVKETRLAVDSEVGQGDIQMMKAEIHRMEVRLNQLMKQQERLLRESEATVARRETIVLRREAMVHGSHKQATKGELNRITQGLQRKIQDTHKHVAECEQVIRELQKSQVSLSDRLAQKKQQVIELCGTSHVLDPDFVNLQDTKDRNLAHLVSLQSRTKKLQGVCGGSYQALSTSKSIGAALQSQMERVHTASTILHRVCEEFPQHQGALRRLSLALAARSQALEPEMS from the exons ATGACGATCATGACGACCTCCTCTAACGGAAGTTTACGGTTGCCTAGCAACGTTATTGCGCTGGTCCGTGACAGTGCTGCGGTGTTGA GTCCAATGGAGAGCGCCGGAGTTGAGGGAGGCTCCAACCAAGATGACAGCAAGCTGCAGGCAGAGGACTGTGGAGCGACCGTCCCACCTGCTGTAGAG taCGGCTCACAGGATCAGTCAGGGCCCCAGCCCGATGACCCGACCCCCCAGCTTCACCCTGACCACAGTGGTGTGGATGAATATTCTCCTGCAGACACAAATTCAG tggaACCAAATGTTGCTCAGATGCCACTGATACCTCACTTCACAAATCTTAACAGATCAGAAGGCATGGAGGATCAGGACCCATTGCCAGAGGGCGAGGAGGATGAGGAATTCATTGTTCTCGACTCTGAACAT CCTCTGGTCAAAAGGCAACAAGCAGCTCTGAGCAGCCAGCTCAGCAAGCAGCTGGAGAGGATCAACCTGGGGCTGAAGGAAAAG CTGGCAACGGAGAAGCAAGATGCCGACCACATACTGGAGATAGGTGTTGAGATGTTCAGGATTCAGGAGCAGCTGGCCAGGCTCCAGACCAGGCTGGAGGACCGTCATCATACCAAGACACAGGCTGAAGCCAAACATCAGCAGGCACAGGATCAGCTGGCAGCAATGAGGAACAAGTGGTCCAGTATTACCAGCCAGAACAGCAAAGCCAAAGCCAATG CGTCCCAGCTACAGGCAGAGCTGGACAACCTGATGCTGCATGTCGTCTTTATACAAGGAGTCAGTGAAGATCTGCACTCTAATGTCAAAGCCATTAAGAATGCCAGACGTAAAGCGGGAGCTGAAAAGAGCCAGGCTGAAGACCAGAAGCTGAAGCAG GATTTGTATGTGGAGCGCCTAACAAAGGACATGGAGGGTCTGACGCAGCAGATAGCGATGTATGAGGCGCAAGCCAGTGCTCAAGCAGAGGAGACGCAGGCCGCCAAAGAGGCTCTCTCTGAG gctgaGATGGAAATGGAGTCTCTAGTGATGGCACGTCGGCAGCTGATGCACCAGTGGAACAGTAGCTTGGTGGGCATGAGGAGACGAGATGAGGCCTTCAGCGCGATGCAAGAGGCCGTGCG CAATGTCGAGCACCAGGTGATCTTGCTTGACAAAGAGATTGAAGGCTACAAGAAATCCATCACTGAAGAGCAGGAGCAGAATGAGACACTAACTATGCAGCTGAACTGGTCCCAGATGGACTGTGCCACCTCCAAAAAGCTGATCAGTCAGAAGCAGGCCCAGCAAGAGGCTCTGCAGGCCCACTACAGCACCTGCCTCCGCACTCTGAGGGAAACGGAGCGCACCCTCGCTAGGCTCTCTAAG GAAACCAGCACCCACCAGGCTGAAGTGAATGATCAGAGGAGGGAGTTGGAGAAACAGAGTGCTGTGCGTCTGGAGTTGGAGGACAAGATCATGACCCACATGCAGCAGAAACTCATCCACAACAAAGCTGCCAAGTACTCCCAGCGTCTCACCAGCAAGATAGCCACACTCAAAAAGGAGAAG ATCTCTCAATTGTGGCAGCTGGAGAACGATGTATTGGTGGTTGGACTGGAGAGCAGCAAAGTCGGCCAACATCTGGACAGCCTGGCTGTCACCCAGGAGGCCCTAGATGAGGAGATTGCAAAGTACAACAAGTTACTGACAGCCAACCAGACTAAGATTTCGtcctttgttttattaatcGGTCAGAAGCAGGCCACCATCGCCAACTATAACAAAAAGATCTTTCAAATCGCAGCCAGCACTGGG CATGAGGACCTCAGTCCCCTGCATATCAAGGTAGAGGAACTAATGGCTGAGATTGAGGAGCTGGCATCAAATATCAAGAGTGACCAGCAGCTCTGGATGCAGCGACAGGGGACTCTGCTAGGACTGACCCAGGAGATAGAAGCCAACAGCAAGAACATGCTCAAACTGCAGACAGAGTACACTGGCATTCGACAGAAGAAAATACGCTTGGAGA GTCAGATTGAAGTAGAGCACCGTgaggagctggagctggagaaGAATGCAAAGATACTGAGAGGAGACCTGCAGAAGCTTAACACCCTGCTGAGCAAGAACGGACAGCTCAGCCTGGTGCTAGAGCAACAGAACGCACTGATGGAGACAGGCTTCCTTCACCGACTCAAG GAGGCAGAGCGGGAGTCTATCGAGATGCAGATCAAACAGGAGAAGACccaggaggaaaaagagagactCCTCAACAGTCTGGTGGAGGCTGA GCGCCAGATTATGCTGTGGGAGAAGAAGACCCAGCTCGTAAAAGAGACTCGTTTGGCTGTGGACTCGGAGGTGGGTCAGGGAGACATCCAGATGATGAAGGCTGAGATACACCGTATGGAG GTGCGACTCAACCAGCTAATGAAACAACAGGAGCGGCTGCTAAGGGAGAGTGAAGCAACAGTGGCAAGGAGGGAGACCATCGTCTTACGCAGGGAGGCCATGGTCCACGGCTCCCACAAACAGGCTACAAAGGGCGAGCTGAACCGCATCACACAGGGCCTGCAGCGCAAGATCCAGGACACACACAAG CATGTGGCAGAGTGTGAACAGGTGATCAGGGAGCTGCAGAAGAGCCAGGTGAGTCTGAGCGACAGGCTTGcgcagaagaagcagcaggtgATAGAACTCTGCGGCACCAGCCACGTCCTTGACCCTGACTTTGTAAATCTCCAGGACACCAAAGACAGG AACCTAGCTCACCTAGTGTCTCTACAGAGCCGGACCAAGAAGCTGCAGGGGGTGTGTGGGGGCAGCTACCAAGCCTTGTCCACAAGCAAATCCATCGGAGCCGCTTTGCAGAGCCAGATGGAGCGTGTGCACACTGCCAGCACCATACTGCACCGCGTGTGTGAGGAGTTCCCCCAGCACCAGGGGGCTCTCCGCAGGCTGTCGCTAGCACTGGCAGCACGCTCACAGGCCCTGGAGCCGGAGATGTCCTGA
- the ccdc40 gene encoding coiled-coil domain-containing protein 40 isoform X1: MTIMTTSSNGSLRLPSNVIALVRDSAAVLNHLFVVTGPMESAGVEGGSNQDDSKLQAEDCGATVPPAVEYGSQDQSGPQPDDPTPQLHPDHSGVDEYSPADTNSVEPNVAQMPLIPHFTNLNRSEGMEDQDPLPEGEEDEEFIVLDSEHPLVKRQQAALSSQLSKQLERINLGLKEKLATEKQDADHILEIGVEMFRIQEQLARLQTRLEDRHHTKTQAEAKHQQAQDQLAAMRNKWSSITSQNSKAKANASQLQAELDNLMLHVVFIQGVSEDLHSNVKAIKNARRKAGAEKSQAEDQKLKQDLYVERLTKDMEGLTQQIAMYEAQASAQAEETQAAKEALSEAEMEMESLVMARRQLMHQWNSSLVGMRRRDEAFSAMQEAVRNVEHQVILLDKEIEGYKKSITEEQEQNETLTMQLNWSQMDCATSKKLISQKQAQQEALQAHYSTCLRTLRETERTLARLSKETSTHQAEVNDQRRELEKQSAVRLELEDKIMTHMQQKLIHNKAAKYSQRLTSKIATLKKEKISQLWQLENDVLVVGLESSKVGQHLDSLAVTQEALDEEIAKYNKLLTANQTKISSFVLLIGQKQATIANYNKKIFQIAASTGHEDLSPLHIKVEELMAEIEELASNIKSDQQLWMQRQGTLLGLTQEIEANSKNMLKLQTEYTGIRQKKIRLESQIEVEHREELELEKNAKILRGDLQKLNTLLSKNGQLSLVLEQQNALMETGFLHRLKEAERESIEMQIKQEKTQEEKERLLNSLVEAERQIMLWEKKTQLVKETRLAVDSEVGQGDIQMMKAEIHRMEVRLNQLMKQQERLLRESEATVARRETIVLRREAMVHGSHKQATKGELNRITQGLQRKIQDTHKHVAECEQVIRELQKSQVSLSDRLAQKKQQVIELCGTSHVLDPDFVNLQDTKDRNLAHLVSLQSRTKKLQGVCGGSYQALSTSKSIGAALQSQMERVHTASTILHRVCEEFPQHQGALRRLSLALAARSQALEPEMS, from the exons ATGACGATCATGACGACCTCCTCTAACGGAAGTTTACGGTTGCCTAGCAACGTTATTGCGCTGGTCCGTGACAGTGCTGCGGTGTTGA ACCACTTGTTCGTCGTCACAGGTCCAATGGAGAGCGCCGGAGTTGAGGGAGGCTCCAACCAAGATGACAGCAAGCTGCAGGCAGAGGACTGTGGAGCGACCGTCCCACCTGCTGTAGAG taCGGCTCACAGGATCAGTCAGGGCCCCAGCCCGATGACCCGACCCCCCAGCTTCACCCTGACCACAGTGGTGTGGATGAATATTCTCCTGCAGACACAAATTCAG tggaACCAAATGTTGCTCAGATGCCACTGATACCTCACTTCACAAATCTTAACAGATCAGAAGGCATGGAGGATCAGGACCCATTGCCAGAGGGCGAGGAGGATGAGGAATTCATTGTTCTCGACTCTGAACAT CCTCTGGTCAAAAGGCAACAAGCAGCTCTGAGCAGCCAGCTCAGCAAGCAGCTGGAGAGGATCAACCTGGGGCTGAAGGAAAAG CTGGCAACGGAGAAGCAAGATGCCGACCACATACTGGAGATAGGTGTTGAGATGTTCAGGATTCAGGAGCAGCTGGCCAGGCTCCAGACCAGGCTGGAGGACCGTCATCATACCAAGACACAGGCTGAAGCCAAACATCAGCAGGCACAGGATCAGCTGGCAGCAATGAGGAACAAGTGGTCCAGTATTACCAGCCAGAACAGCAAAGCCAAAGCCAATG CGTCCCAGCTACAGGCAGAGCTGGACAACCTGATGCTGCATGTCGTCTTTATACAAGGAGTCAGTGAAGATCTGCACTCTAATGTCAAAGCCATTAAGAATGCCAGACGTAAAGCGGGAGCTGAAAAGAGCCAGGCTGAAGACCAGAAGCTGAAGCAG GATTTGTATGTGGAGCGCCTAACAAAGGACATGGAGGGTCTGACGCAGCAGATAGCGATGTATGAGGCGCAAGCCAGTGCTCAAGCAGAGGAGACGCAGGCCGCCAAAGAGGCTCTCTCTGAG gctgaGATGGAAATGGAGTCTCTAGTGATGGCACGTCGGCAGCTGATGCACCAGTGGAACAGTAGCTTGGTGGGCATGAGGAGACGAGATGAGGCCTTCAGCGCGATGCAAGAGGCCGTGCG CAATGTCGAGCACCAGGTGATCTTGCTTGACAAAGAGATTGAAGGCTACAAGAAATCCATCACTGAAGAGCAGGAGCAGAATGAGACACTAACTATGCAGCTGAACTGGTCCCAGATGGACTGTGCCACCTCCAAAAAGCTGATCAGTCAGAAGCAGGCCCAGCAAGAGGCTCTGCAGGCCCACTACAGCACCTGCCTCCGCACTCTGAGGGAAACGGAGCGCACCCTCGCTAGGCTCTCTAAG GAAACCAGCACCCACCAGGCTGAAGTGAATGATCAGAGGAGGGAGTTGGAGAAACAGAGTGCTGTGCGTCTGGAGTTGGAGGACAAGATCATGACCCACATGCAGCAGAAACTCATCCACAACAAAGCTGCCAAGTACTCCCAGCGTCTCACCAGCAAGATAGCCACACTCAAAAAGGAGAAG ATCTCTCAATTGTGGCAGCTGGAGAACGATGTATTGGTGGTTGGACTGGAGAGCAGCAAAGTCGGCCAACATCTGGACAGCCTGGCTGTCACCCAGGAGGCCCTAGATGAGGAGATTGCAAAGTACAACAAGTTACTGACAGCCAACCAGACTAAGATTTCGtcctttgttttattaatcGGTCAGAAGCAGGCCACCATCGCCAACTATAACAAAAAGATCTTTCAAATCGCAGCCAGCACTGGG CATGAGGACCTCAGTCCCCTGCATATCAAGGTAGAGGAACTAATGGCTGAGATTGAGGAGCTGGCATCAAATATCAAGAGTGACCAGCAGCTCTGGATGCAGCGACAGGGGACTCTGCTAGGACTGACCCAGGAGATAGAAGCCAACAGCAAGAACATGCTCAAACTGCAGACAGAGTACACTGGCATTCGACAGAAGAAAATACGCTTGGAGA GTCAGATTGAAGTAGAGCACCGTgaggagctggagctggagaaGAATGCAAAGATACTGAGAGGAGACCTGCAGAAGCTTAACACCCTGCTGAGCAAGAACGGACAGCTCAGCCTGGTGCTAGAGCAACAGAACGCACTGATGGAGACAGGCTTCCTTCACCGACTCAAG GAGGCAGAGCGGGAGTCTATCGAGATGCAGATCAAACAGGAGAAGACccaggaggaaaaagagagactCCTCAACAGTCTGGTGGAGGCTGA GCGCCAGATTATGCTGTGGGAGAAGAAGACCCAGCTCGTAAAAGAGACTCGTTTGGCTGTGGACTCGGAGGTGGGTCAGGGAGACATCCAGATGATGAAGGCTGAGATACACCGTATGGAG GTGCGACTCAACCAGCTAATGAAACAACAGGAGCGGCTGCTAAGGGAGAGTGAAGCAACAGTGGCAAGGAGGGAGACCATCGTCTTACGCAGGGAGGCCATGGTCCACGGCTCCCACAAACAGGCTACAAAGGGCGAGCTGAACCGCATCACACAGGGCCTGCAGCGCAAGATCCAGGACACACACAAG CATGTGGCAGAGTGTGAACAGGTGATCAGGGAGCTGCAGAAGAGCCAGGTGAGTCTGAGCGACAGGCTTGcgcagaagaagcagcaggtgATAGAACTCTGCGGCACCAGCCACGTCCTTGACCCTGACTTTGTAAATCTCCAGGACACCAAAGACAGG AACCTAGCTCACCTAGTGTCTCTACAGAGCCGGACCAAGAAGCTGCAGGGGGTGTGTGGGGGCAGCTACCAAGCCTTGTCCACAAGCAAATCCATCGGAGCCGCTTTGCAGAGCCAGATGGAGCGTGTGCACACTGCCAGCACCATACTGCACCGCGTGTGTGAGGAGTTCCCCCAGCACCAGGGGGCTCTCCGCAGGCTGTCGCTAGCACTGGCAGCACGCTCACAGGCCCTGGAGCCGGAGATGTCCTGA